The Populus alba chromosome 6, ASM523922v2, whole genome shotgun sequence genomic interval GTTCTTGAATCTGGAAGTGAGAGCTCAAGAGAGCTTGTTAATAATAGAGAGGCTAATGTTGGCAGAACCAGTTCAGTTTTGACTACACATTCCAATCTGGGTTGTCACGGAGACACTGATTTTGGGATCATCGCGTTTGGATATTTCACACAAGTCAAGTGAAAGTTTGACAAAAGATGATTCTGTCCCCAAAATAGCAGTAGATTCAGGGGAGAAGGTTGTTCCTGTTAAGCTAGGGAAGTACAGGAATGTGGATGTTGGTGAAGGGAGTAGCACAAATATTATTGATTCAAGAAGGTGCTATTCTATGGGGTCGTTTGAGTACGTATTGGATGAGAATTCTTCATTGCAAGTACCTATAAGGACTCCAATGAAGAAACAGTCAAGCAAGAAGACGACTTTGCCTTTAACACCTGGTCACAAGCTAGCAATGTCTGAATGTGATTGTGAATCAAGAAGAGAATTTGATGGCTTTGAAGGTCTTAAAAGTGCAGAGGTTAATGGGAGTGCTAGTATTGTTGCTAGCAGTGGCAAAACCATTGGTAGAAGCGAAAGAGAGAGCTTTTCTAGATCAAAGATATGGCTTAGAGGGAAAAAGGAGAAGCAGAGTTCAACTGGGGAATCTTCAAGAAGGGCCTTTTCCTTTCGATTTCCAGTGAATAAAAATGTTGTTTCTGATGATGATTTGAAGATGAGGAAGGGGGATGGTGATGTGAGAAGGACTAATTCTGAAATAAGCTTTGGCAGGTGGGAAAATGGAGGTGGTCAATCGGGTGGTAATGTGCTGAGTCAGAGCTGTCATAGATTggaattgcaagaaaaaacgCCTTCATTTGCAAGGAGGACTCTGCTTTGGCTTGTGGGGAGACAAAACAAGGTTGTTCACTCATCCTTTACACCTAATGTCTAGCATTCTTTTGTCAACTTTTCCTGGATACTTTTTCCTGGGAAAGtaatcttctttttcttcattgtgCAAGGCATAATTGGAATATCTGTAGctcgaaaaagaaagaagcaattatccaaaaatacaaaattgatGCAATTACACTGCAttatgcttttgttttcttccttttcttttcttcacatTACAGCATTCCAGGAGTGGAGCATAGATTATTCTTGTATGATTGtcttctttttgtcctttcatgGTCAAGAACCTCTGCCTTTCCATGGTTTCGCATGCTTAAAATGTAGACTAATTTGAAACTCGCTGCTTTATTAATTCGACTTTCAGAATAATAATTTGCGTTGCAAATTGATGAAATCCCAAATGCATTAAGTAAGCATCATGGTAGCTTTTCCTTCAATGGTAGTGTCAGGTAAAAGTTAGCCAGTTGCCATTAATGTGTATTAATGAGGGCATAGTTACTGAGCTTTCAGAAAGAGTTGATCATATTCATCGGGTCCATGAGCGTTTGATTGACAATTCTTGATCGGAGATGCTGGAAGTGATTGAACAGCGGTAAATGCACCAAAATCCATCCACTAAATGGGTTTGTCGATC includes:
- the LOC118058213 gene encoding LOW QUALITY PROTEIN: RING-H2 finger protein ATL13-like (The sequence of the model RefSeq protein was modified relative to this genomic sequence to represent the inferred CDS: deleted 1 base in 1 codon), yielding MNLVLLKIKESTFISPTQQPYFLSQPPPQPNLDTDGFNLNTKVSPSLLLIIIILAIIFFVSGLLHLLVRFLLRPPNREYPDDLESVTALQGQLQQLFHLHDAGVDQTFIDALPVFQYKAIIGLKNPFDCAVCLCEFEPEDQLRLLPKCSHAFHMECIDTWLLSHSTCPLCRACLLSDFSPNNTRSPLVLVLESGSESSRELVNNREANVGRTSSVLTTHSNLGCHGDTDLGSSRLDISHKSSESLTKDDSVPKIAVDSGEKVVPVKLGKYRNVDVGEGSSTNIIDSRRCYSMGSFEYVLDENSSLQVPIRTPMKKQSSKKTTLPLTPGHKLAMSECDCESRREFDGFEGLKSAEVNGSASIVASSGKTIGRSERESFSRSKIWLRGKKEKQSSTGESSRRAFSFRFPVNKNVVSDDDLKMRKGDGDVRRTNSEISFGRWENGGGQSGGNVLSQSCHRLELQEKTPSFARRTLLWLVGRQNKVVHSSFTPNV